The following proteins are co-located in the Streptosporangium brasiliense genome:
- a CDS encoding C40 family peptidase: protein MAGTSLGGRWHPRISEHRRPLAAATVLVGTFLAVSGSVPLLPVVLNRVTAIAYAIQAGQEQPGWPGGAIPYSWGGGHDDAPGPSFGTCQGYSGAIRPCPATKTLGLDCSGLARWVYRLAYGRDVLGPGNTDDHIRRLTEVSAAKARPGDLVFYGKIGKRSAKTHHVGIYIGQGRMINALKTGTEIRIDSLRAVKGFAGYFRYL, encoded by the coding sequence ATGGCTGGGACGTCCCTGGGCGGACGGTGGCACCCGAGGATCTCCGAGCATCGCCGGCCGCTGGCCGCTGCGACCGTGCTGGTGGGGACCTTTCTGGCCGTCAGCGGCTCGGTGCCGCTGCTGCCCGTCGTCCTGAACCGGGTGACCGCCATCGCCTACGCGATCCAGGCCGGGCAGGAGCAGCCGGGCTGGCCGGGCGGGGCGATCCCCTACTCCTGGGGCGGTGGTCACGACGACGCCCCCGGCCCTTCCTTCGGCACCTGCCAGGGCTACAGCGGCGCGATCCGTCCCTGTCCCGCCACCAAGACCCTCGGCCTCGACTGCTCCGGGCTGGCCAGATGGGTCTACCGGCTGGCCTACGGCCGTGACGTCCTGGGGCCGGGCAACACCGACGACCACATCAGGCGGCTGACGGAGGTGTCCGCCGCCAAGGCGCGCCCGGGTGACCTGGTGTTCTACGGCAAGATCGGCAAGCGCTCGGCGAAGACCCACCACGTGGGCATCTACATCGGCCAGGGCAGAATGATCAACGCGCTGAAGACCGGCACCGAGATACGGATCGACTCGCTGAGAGCCGTGAAGGGCTTCGCCGGCTACTTCCGTTACCTGTAG
- a CDS encoding pentapeptide repeat-containing protein: METRTVRQTSVTLPDLDDADLNEVDSLEGEHGTLRDFRYADAQLRELPLSGTQLMDGHITGLITQRARLEDLRLHSVEFSGCDLAGVRWEGGKLSRVTFTDCKLLGAVWENVTLDDVVFERCKLDYATFTQLRAVGSTIFTDCSLQEARFSGSDLSDVAFDSCDLHLTQFDGGAYRDCDLRGNDLSGLRGVSALKKIIIDRSQLQGLAQAFAAEQEITFD, from the coding sequence ATGGAGACACGCACCGTACGCCAGACGAGCGTTACGCTGCCCGACCTGGATGACGCCGACCTGAACGAGGTCGATTCGCTGGAAGGCGAGCACGGCACGCTGCGCGACTTCCGATACGCCGACGCCCAGCTGCGTGAGCTTCCCCTGTCGGGGACCCAGCTCATGGACGGACATATCACCGGCCTCATCACCCAGCGGGCCCGTCTGGAGGACCTGCGCCTGCACTCGGTGGAGTTCTCCGGCTGTGACCTGGCCGGCGTCCGCTGGGAGGGCGGCAAGCTCTCCCGCGTCACCTTCACCGACTGCAAGCTGCTCGGTGCCGTGTGGGAGAACGTCACGCTCGACGACGTGGTCTTCGAACGGTGCAAGCTGGACTACGCGACCTTTACACAGCTCCGCGCCGTAGGGTCGACGATCTTCACCGACTGCTCGTTACAAGAAGCGCGTTTCAGCGGGTCTGACCTGAGCGACGTGGCGTTCGACAGCTGCGACCTGCACCTGACGCAGTTCGACGGCGGCGCATATCGCGACTGCGACCTGCGCGGCAACGACCTGTCCGGCCTTCGCGGTGTGAGTGCGCTCAAGAAGATCATCATCGATCGGTCGCAGCTTCAGGGCCTCGCCCAGGCGTTCGCGGCCGAGCAGGAGATCACCTTCGATTAG
- the amcA gene encoding multiple cyclophane-containing RiPP AmcA codes for MTMLEYLATTDANVVDDLIGAGTLKTPDPLQAAKFDNKPSWDNGKKGGFDNRPSWNNWSKKK; via the coding sequence ATGACCATGCTGGAGTACCTGGCCACCACGGATGCGAACGTGGTTGACGACCTGATCGGCGCCGGCACCCTCAAGACCCCCGATCCGCTGCAGGCCGCCAAGTTCGACAACAAGCCGAGCTGGGACAACGGCAAGAAGGGCGGGTTCGACAACAGGCCATCCTGGAACAACTGGTCCAAGAAGAAGTAG
- the amcB gene encoding cyclophane-forming radical SAM peptide maturase AmcB, producing MEGRLEFDRWFGRARTLVLQPTTLCNLDCVYCYLPHRRLNNEMTPEVAQAVADSAAELTDPGTPVDIVWHGGEPLALGRRKFTALLAPFEDLRQAGRIHHSVQTNATLIDDKWCDLLTRYQVHVGVSIDGPAALNARRVDLRGRPAFDRIVRGIRRLHDYGIRFSLIAVVGAEGIDQPVALLDFLAELGPHTIGFNVEEMEGVNDQRCGIAQDQAERFWKGVMDWRRTHSGGPALRELERLADYLRLARSGQRGEWCRYGLDPIPTVSTDGDVVLMSPELAGIRDDAYGDFLAGNVRSQSIAGMLDQAHRLRYVAEFMTGLSRCQMECEFFDFCRGAQACNRYFENGSFATTETDYCRLTRQALVTALYTSPQKEIVA from the coding sequence ATGGAAGGACGATTAGAGTTCGATCGGTGGTTCGGCCGGGCCCGGACCTTGGTCCTTCAGCCGACCACGCTGTGCAATCTCGATTGCGTGTACTGCTACCTGCCGCACCGGCGCCTCAACAATGAGATGACCCCCGAGGTCGCTCAGGCCGTTGCCGACTCGGCTGCGGAACTGACCGACCCCGGCACCCCGGTGGACATCGTGTGGCACGGCGGGGAACCCCTCGCCCTGGGCCGACGCAAGTTCACCGCCCTGCTCGCGCCGTTCGAGGACCTCCGTCAGGCGGGCCGGATCCACCACAGTGTGCAGACCAACGCCACCCTCATCGACGACAAGTGGTGCGACCTGCTCACTCGTTACCAGGTCCACGTCGGCGTCAGCATCGACGGCCCCGCGGCCTTGAACGCCCGACGGGTGGATCTGCGCGGCCGGCCTGCCTTCGACCGGATCGTGCGCGGCATCCGCCGCCTCCACGATTACGGCATCCGCTTCAGCTTGATCGCCGTCGTGGGGGCCGAAGGCATTGATCAGCCGGTCGCACTCCTGGACTTCCTCGCCGAGCTGGGGCCGCACACGATCGGCTTCAACGTGGAGGAGATGGAAGGCGTCAACGACCAGCGGTGCGGGATCGCCCAGGACCAGGCCGAACGGTTCTGGAAGGGAGTCATGGACTGGCGCAGGACCCACAGCGGAGGGCCCGCGCTGCGGGAGCTCGAGCGGCTCGCCGACTACCTGCGCCTTGCCCGCAGCGGGCAGCGCGGCGAGTGGTGCAGGTACGGCCTCGATCCGATTCCGACGGTGTCGACGGATGGAGACGTGGTACTGATGTCGCCCGAGCTGGCCGGCATCAGGGATGACGCCTACGGCGATTTCCTCGCCGGGAACGTCCGCTCTCAGAGCATCGCCGGCATGTTGGATCAGGCGCACCGGCTGCGCTACGTCGCCGAGTTCATGACCGGCCTGTCCCGGTGCCAGATGGAATGCGAGTTCTTCGACTTCTGCCGCGGCGCCCAGGCATGCAACCGCTACTTCGAGAACGGCAGCTTCGCGACCACGGAGACCGACTACTGCCGACTCACCCGTCAAGCCCTCGTCACCGCTCTGTACACCTCGCCCCAAAAGGAGATCGTGGCATGA
- a CDS encoding SAM-dependent methyltransferase, with amino-acid sequence MAQSLDIKPIGTVVGGRTEPTDDHWSGTAIIRLNPDFPVEVVQGLEEFSHLLVVWHFHQASPEDVALHARSPRNNPKWPATGTFVHRNHRRPNQLAQSFPRLLKVDGLDLHVADLDAIDGSPVFDLAPYFKEMGPRGEVREPSWPNEMLKDYWDDLQN; translated from the coding sequence ATGGCTCAGTCGCTGGATATCAAGCCCATCGGCACCGTGGTCGGCGGACGCACCGAACCCACCGACGACCACTGGAGCGGCACGGCGATCATCCGCCTGAATCCCGACTTCCCCGTCGAGGTCGTCCAGGGTCTTGAGGAGTTCTCCCACCTGCTGGTCGTCTGGCACTTCCACCAGGCTTCGCCCGAAGATGTCGCTCTGCACGCTCGGAGCCCACGCAACAACCCTAAATGGCCGGCCACGGGAACGTTTGTTCACCGTAACCACCGTAGGCCGAATCAGCTTGCGCAGTCCTTCCCGCGGCTTCTGAAGGTTGATGGCCTGGACTTGCACGTGGCCGACCTGGACGCGATCGACGGCAGCCCCGTCTTCGATCTGGCGCCCTATTTCAAGGAGATGGGCCCGCGCGGCGAAGTGCGCGAGCCCAGTTGGCCGAATGAGATGCTCAAAGACTATTGGGACGATCTGCAGAACTGA
- the glnA gene encoding type I glutamate--ammonia ligase — protein MFNSADDVLKFIKDEGVQFVDVRFTDLPGTTHHFTFPTENFGANVFTDGLMFDGSSIRGFQAIHESDMLLLPDPTTAVLDPFRQHKTLNINFFVHDPLTGEAYSRDPRNVARKAEEYLKGTGIADTVFFGPEAEFYIFDDVRFETSAHASYYHIDSIEGAWNTGKAQEGGNLGYKPRYKGGYFPVPPMDHFTDLRSEMVRNLIDAGIDVEMQHHEVGTAGQAEIDFRFNTLLKAADTLMLYKYIVKSTALAHGHTVTFMPKPIFGDNGSGMHCHQSLWKDGEPLFYDEVGYAGLSDTARYYIGGLLKHAPSLLAFTNPTVNSYHRLVPGYEAPVNLVYSQRNRSACIRIPITGSNPKAKRIEFRVPDPSCNPYFAFAAQLMAGIDGIRNKIEPVEPVDKDLYELPPEEARNIPQVPGSLTDVLAALEADHEYLLEGGVFTPDLIETWISYKREHEIDPIRLRPHPHEFELYYDV, from the coding sequence GTGTTCAACTCCGCCGACGACGTCCTTAAGTTCATCAAGGACGAGGGGGTGCAGTTCGTCGATGTCAGGTTCACCGACCTGCCGGGGACGACGCACCACTTCACCTTTCCCACGGAAAACTTCGGAGCGAACGTCTTCACCGACGGCCTCATGTTCGACGGCTCGTCGATCCGGGGTTTCCAGGCCATCCACGAGTCGGACATGCTCCTGCTGCCCGACCCCACCACGGCCGTGCTCGACCCCTTCCGGCAGCACAAGACGCTCAACATCAACTTCTTCGTGCACGACCCGCTGACGGGCGAGGCCTACAGCCGCGACCCGCGCAACGTCGCCCGCAAGGCCGAGGAGTATCTCAAGGGCACCGGCATCGCCGACACGGTCTTCTTCGGCCCCGAGGCCGAGTTCTACATCTTCGACGACGTGCGGTTCGAGACCAGCGCGCACGCCAGCTACTACCACATCGACTCGATCGAGGGCGCCTGGAACACCGGTAAGGCCCAGGAGGGCGGCAACCTCGGTTACAAGCCGCGCTACAAGGGCGGCTACTTCCCGGTCCCGCCGATGGACCACTTCACCGACCTGCGTTCGGAGATGGTGCGCAACCTCATCGACGCGGGCATCGACGTGGAGATGCAGCACCACGAGGTCGGCACGGCCGGCCAGGCGGAGATCGACTTCCGCTTCAACACGCTGCTCAAGGCCGCCGACACCCTGATGCTGTACAAGTACATCGTCAAGAGCACGGCCCTGGCCCACGGCCACACGGTCACCTTCATGCCCAAGCCGATCTTCGGTGACAACGGTTCCGGCATGCACTGCCACCAGTCGCTGTGGAAGGACGGCGAGCCGCTGTTCTACGACGAGGTCGGCTACGCGGGCCTGTCCGACACCGCTCGCTACTACATCGGCGGCCTGCTCAAGCACGCCCCCTCGCTGCTGGCCTTCACCAACCCGACGGTGAACTCCTACCACCGCCTGGTCCCCGGCTACGAGGCCCCGGTCAACCTGGTCTACTCCCAGCGCAACCGCTCGGCGTGCATCCGCATCCCGATCACGGGCTCCAACCCGAAGGCCAAGCGCATCGAGTTCCGTGTTCCGGACCCGTCCTGCAACCCCTACTTCGCCTTCGCCGCCCAGCTCATGGCGGGCATCGACGGCATCCGCAACAAGATCGAGCCGGTCGAGCCGGTCGACAAGGACCTCTACGAGCTCCCTCCGGAGGAGGCCCGTAACATCCCGCAGGTCCCGGGCTCGCTGACCGACGTGCTCGCCGCCCTGGAGGCCGACCACGAATACCTGCTGGAGGGCGGCGTGTTCACGCCGGACCTGATCGAGACCTGGATCTCCTACAAGCGCGAGCACGAGATCGACCCGATCCGGCTCCGCCCCCACCCGCACGAGTTCGAGCTCTACTACGACGTGTGA
- a CDS encoding RDD family protein — protein MNSRQQPRWTQTWLGGVRSAGVDLGYPGERLGLPQEGSGAVAGFGRRIGAIVIDWLICTWAIAQGLLRVNPAEQGWVPLAIFAVEYIVLVGTMGMTFGMRLFGIRVAALGGGRPGLVAVLVRTLLLCLAVPALIWDRDQRGLHDRAANTVVVRL, from the coding sequence ATGAACAGCAGGCAGCAGCCCCGTTGGACCCAGACCTGGCTCGGCGGTGTCAGGTCGGCCGGAGTCGACCTGGGCTACCCGGGGGAACGGCTCGGCCTGCCCCAGGAGGGCAGCGGCGCGGTCGCGGGGTTCGGCCGCCGGATCGGCGCCATCGTGATCGACTGGCTGATCTGCACCTGGGCCATCGCGCAGGGGCTCCTGCGGGTGAACCCGGCCGAACAGGGCTGGGTCCCGCTCGCGATCTTCGCGGTGGAATACATCGTGCTGGTGGGCACCATGGGCATGACCTTCGGCATGCGGCTGTTCGGCATCCGGGTCGCCGCGCTCGGCGGTGGACGTCCGGGTCTCGTGGCGGTGCTGGTCCGGACCCTGCTGCTGTGCCTGGCCGTACCGGCCCTCATCTGGGACCGCGACCAGCGGGGCCTGCACGACCGGGCGGCGAACACCGTGGTCGTGCGCCTGTAG
- a CDS encoding class I SAM-dependent methyltransferase, with the protein MDLAGVDRRQVDAAGTSRANRGWWDGAADEYQAEHGEFLRDSGFVWCPEGLDEADARLLGDVAGRDVLEIGCGAGQCGRWLIGQGARVAAFDLSFRQLQHSRRIDLDAGAPLPVVQADAEALPFADGSFDLVCSAFGALPFVADAAAVLAETRRVLRPGGRLVFSVSHPVRWAFPDDPGPRGLTADRSYFDRSPYVEIGDDGRPSYVEHHRTMADWIGLIVTSGLSVEGLTEPEWPDGHDREWGGWSPLRGRHLPGTAIFTCVRRA; encoded by the coding sequence ATGGACCTCGCAGGAGTCGACCGGCGTCAGGTGGACGCCGCCGGCACCTCCCGGGCCAACCGCGGCTGGTGGGACGGCGCCGCGGACGAATACCAGGCCGAGCACGGGGAGTTCCTCCGTGACTCGGGCTTCGTCTGGTGCCCGGAGGGCCTCGACGAGGCCGACGCCCGCCTGCTGGGCGACGTCGCCGGCAGAGACGTCCTGGAGATCGGCTGCGGCGCGGGACAGTGCGGGCGGTGGCTGATCGGGCAGGGGGCCAGGGTGGCGGCCTTCGACCTGTCCTTCCGGCAGCTCCAGCACTCCCGCCGGATCGACCTCGACGCCGGCGCGCCGCTCCCGGTGGTCCAGGCCGACGCCGAGGCCCTGCCCTTCGCCGACGGGTCGTTCGACCTGGTCTGCTCGGCCTTCGGCGCGCTGCCGTTCGTGGCCGACGCGGCGGCCGTGCTCGCCGAGACCCGCCGGGTGCTGCGCCCCGGCGGCCGTCTGGTCTTCTCCGTCAGCCACCCGGTCCGCTGGGCCTTCCCCGACGATCCGGGCCCCCGCGGGCTGACCGCCGACCGGTCCTACTTCGACCGCTCGCCGTATGTGGAGATCGGCGACGACGGGCGGCCGTCCTATGTCGAGCACCACCGCACGATGGCCGACTGGATCGGGCTCATCGTCACCTCGGGCCTGTCCGTCGAGGGGCTGACCGAACCCGAGTGGCCCGACGGCCATGACCGCGAGTGGGGCGGCTGGAGCCCGCTGCGCGGCCGTCACCTGCCGGGCACCGCGATCTTCACCTGCGTGCGGCGGGCCTGA
- a CDS encoding DUF4191 domain-containing protein — protein sequence MAKKPEDPERPGRIKQLRMIAQIIKEANPKGMPIVYASALGTLALFIVIGLVTGLFWYLLVIGIMLALTVGLVVFGQIAQKSQYSMLHGQVGAAAAILQGMRGNWEVTPAVAVNRDQDIVHRVVGYPGIVLVSEGPGSRVQKMLVAEKKRVQRVALDVPVYDIQSGDGEGQIPLAKLQRHLMKLPRNLKKPAVYEINNRLKALPQTLPMPKGPLPRGARMPRPKMR from the coding sequence ATGGCCAAGAAGCCCGAAGACCCAGAGCGCCCGGGGCGCATCAAGCAACTCCGCATGATCGCTCAGATCATCAAGGAGGCCAACCCCAAGGGGATGCCGATCGTCTACGCGTCGGCGCTCGGCACGCTCGCGCTGTTCATAGTGATCGGCCTGGTCACGGGCTTGTTCTGGTACCTGCTCGTCATCGGGATCATGCTGGCCCTCACGGTCGGCCTGGTGGTGTTCGGCCAGATCGCCCAGAAGTCGCAGTATTCGATGCTGCACGGCCAGGTCGGCGCCGCCGCCGCGATCCTGCAGGGCATGCGCGGCAACTGGGAGGTCACCCCGGCCGTCGCGGTCAACCGCGACCAGGACATCGTGCACCGCGTGGTCGGCTACCCCGGCATCGTCCTGGTCTCGGAGGGACCGGGCAGCCGCGTGCAGAAGATGCTGGTGGCCGAGAAGAAGCGGGTCCAGCGGGTCGCGCTCGACGTCCCGGTCTACGACATCCAGTCCGGTGACGGCGAGGGACAGATCCCCCTGGCCAAGCTGCAGCGCCACCTGATGAAGCTGCCCCGCAACCTCAAGAAGCCCGCGGTCTACGAGATCAACAACCGTCTCAAGGCCCTTCCGCAGACGCTGCCGATGCCCAAGGGCCCGCTGCCCCGCGGGGCGCGGATGCCCCGCCCGAAGATGCGCTGA
- the lipA gene encoding lipoyl synthase: MTVAPEGRKLLRLEVRNAETPIEKKPEWIKTKFRTGPNHTELRALVKREGLHTVCQEAGCPNISECWEDREATFLIGGDQCTRRCDFCQIDTGKPKEYDTDEPRRVAESVQQMGLNYATVTGVARDDLPDGGAWLYAETARQIHTLLPGCGVELLVPDFNGDQGQLEEVFSAKPEVFAHNIETVPRIFKRIRPAFRYERSLGVITKAREAGLVTKSNLILGMGEDREEVVQAMRDLHEAGCDLLTVTQYLRPTPRHHPVERWVKPEEFVELQKEAEAIGFAGVLSGPLVRSSYRAGRLYKQAIEARQHA; this comes from the coding sequence ATGACCGTTGCTCCGGAAGGCCGAAAGCTCCTCCGTCTGGAGGTCCGCAACGCCGAGACCCCCATCGAGAAGAAGCCCGAGTGGATCAAGACCAAGTTCAGGACCGGTCCCAACCACACCGAGCTGCGAGCACTGGTCAAACGCGAGGGCCTGCACACCGTCTGCCAGGAGGCCGGGTGTCCCAACATCTCGGAGTGCTGGGAGGACCGTGAGGCCACCTTCCTCATCGGCGGCGACCAGTGCACCAGGCGATGCGACTTCTGCCAGATCGACACCGGCAAGCCCAAGGAGTACGACACCGACGAGCCACGGCGGGTGGCCGAGTCGGTCCAGCAGATGGGCCTCAACTACGCGACCGTGACCGGGGTCGCCCGTGACGACCTGCCCGACGGCGGCGCGTGGCTGTACGCCGAGACCGCCAGGCAGATCCACACGCTGCTGCCGGGCTGCGGCGTCGAGCTGCTGGTGCCCGACTTCAACGGCGACCAGGGCCAGCTCGAGGAGGTCTTCTCCGCCAAGCCCGAGGTCTTCGCGCACAACATCGAGACCGTGCCGCGGATCTTCAAGCGCATCCGCCCCGCGTTCCGTTACGAGCGGTCCCTGGGAGTGATCACCAAGGCTCGCGAGGCCGGGCTGGTGACCAAGTCCAACCTGATCCTCGGCATGGGCGAGGACCGCGAGGAGGTCGTCCAGGCCATGCGCGACCTCCACGAGGCCGGCTGCGACCTGCTGACCGTGACCCAGTACCTGCGTCCCACCCCGCGCCACCACCCGGTGGAGCGCTGGGTGAAGCCCGAGGAGTTCGTGGAGCTCCAGAAGGAGGCCGAGGCCATCGGTTTCGCCGGAGTCCTGTCCGGTCCGCTGGTCCGCTCCTCCTACCGGGCCGGCCGCCTCTACAAGCAGGCCATCGAGGCCCGCCAGCACGCCTGA
- the lipB gene encoding lipoyl(octanoyl) transferase LipB has translation MSDLAIVRLGVDFPYEQAWDLQRRIHARRVAGEVPDTCLLLEHAPVYTAGKRTAPSERPADGTPVIDVDRGGRITWHGPGQLVGYPIVRLGEPLDVISYVRLLEETLIHVCADFGVQAGRVEGRSGVWVAGDPSHGLPDRKVGAIGIRVAGGVTMHGFSLNCSNDPSWYNRIVPCGISDAGVSSLSAETGRRIVVDEVMPYAEKHLAEALGARAFELPEEELFRR, from the coding sequence GTGAGTGACCTGGCGATCGTCCGTCTCGGCGTTGACTTCCCCTACGAGCAGGCATGGGATCTCCAGCGGCGGATCCATGCCCGCCGGGTGGCCGGTGAGGTCCCCGACACCTGCCTGCTGCTCGAACACGCGCCGGTCTACACGGCCGGCAAGCGCACCGCCCCGAGCGAACGGCCCGCGGACGGCACCCCGGTCATCGACGTGGACCGGGGTGGCCGGATCACCTGGCACGGTCCCGGGCAGCTGGTGGGCTATCCGATCGTCAGGCTCGGCGAGCCGCTGGACGTGATCTCCTATGTCCGGCTGCTGGAGGAGACGCTCATCCATGTCTGCGCCGACTTCGGGGTGCAGGCCGGCCGGGTGGAGGGGCGCAGCGGCGTCTGGGTGGCCGGTGACCCCTCGCACGGCCTGCCCGACCGGAAGGTCGGCGCGATCGGCATCAGGGTCGCCGGGGGCGTCACGATGCACGGATTCTCGCTCAACTGCTCCAACGACCCGAGCTGGTACAACCGGATCGTCCCGTGCGGGATCAGCGACGCCGGGGTCTCCTCGCTGTCGGCCGAGACCGGCCGCCGGATCGTGGTCGACGAGGTCATGCCCTACGCCGAGAAGCACCTGGCCGAGGCGCTCGGCGCGCGGGCCTTCGAGCTGCCGGAGGAGGAGCTCTTCCGGCGCTGA
- a CDS encoding peptidase E, with protein MGRSGQSHILAIGGGSFRPSARHGFIEASALLRYALDLTGQDRPKLGLLATALGDDSDWLLKMYGAFRDWDVEVSHLTVFPMPNVEDPREWILNQDVIYVSGGSVANLAALWRLHGLDEAFEEAWRSGVVLSGQSAGALCWHVGGNTDSFGPTLRTWADGLGLLPHSCGVHYNSDPQRRRLLHEAVASGELPGGYAADEGVALHYVGTEFIQAVSVDPEGYAYRVEHDGANGVKEFRIEPRLLTS; from the coding sequence ATGGGCAGGTCCGGGCAGTCCCACATCCTCGCCATCGGGGGCGGCTCGTTCCGCCCGTCCGCGCGCCACGGATTCATCGAGGCCAGCGCGCTGCTGCGATACGCCCTTGACCTGACCGGCCAGGACCGGCCCAAGCTGGGCCTGCTCGCCACCGCCCTGGGCGACGACTCCGACTGGCTGCTGAAGATGTACGGCGCCTTCCGCGACTGGGACGTCGAGGTCAGCCACCTGACCGTGTTCCCGATGCCCAACGTCGAGGACCCGCGCGAGTGGATCCTGAACCAGGACGTCATCTACGTCAGCGGCGGCAGCGTGGCCAACCTGGCGGCGCTGTGGCGGCTGCACGGCCTGGACGAGGCGTTCGAGGAGGCATGGCGGTCGGGCGTGGTGCTGTCCGGGCAGAGCGCGGGGGCGCTGTGCTGGCACGTGGGCGGCAACACCGACTCCTTCGGGCCGACGCTCCGGACGTGGGCCGACGGTCTCGGCCTGCTCCCCCACTCGTGCGGCGTCCACTACAACTCCGACCCGCAGCGCCGCAGGCTGCTGCACGAGGCGGTGGCCTCGGGCGAGCTGCCCGGCGGCTACGCCGCCGACGAGGGCGTCGCCCTGCACTACGTGGGCACCGAGTTCATCCAGGCCGTCAGCGTGGATCCGGAGGGCTACGCCTACCGGGTGGAGCACGACGGGGCCAACGGGGTCAAGGAGTTCCGCATCGAGCCTCGGCTTCTCACGTCATGA
- a CDS encoding TIGR01777 family oxidoreductase, translating into MTIIVTGSSGLLGSALVRALRADGVRVVRLVRRAPQGADESFWNPAKGLIDPAALEGAEAVVHLAGAGIGDRRWSDDVKREVVRSRVEGTRTLVTALGGLAAGPPTLLSGSAIGFYGDTGDREVDETAPPGSGFLAQEVVVPWEAETAPAREAGVRVALLRTGLVLSGDGGMLARILPIFKLGLGAPLGSGGQYWSWISIDDWVGAVRHVLKDPEISGPVNLTAPEPVTNAEFTRALGEAVHRPTMPLAVPGFLLRAALGEFAGEGVLTGQRVIPRRLLEAGHAFRHTGLNEALAAVI; encoded by the coding sequence ATGACGATCATCGTGACCGGGTCCTCGGGCCTGCTGGGATCGGCTCTGGTCAGGGCTCTGCGGGCCGACGGCGTCCGGGTGGTCCGTCTGGTGCGGCGGGCGCCGCAGGGCGCCGACGAGTCGTTCTGGAACCCGGCGAAGGGGCTCATAGACCCGGCGGCCCTGGAGGGCGCGGAGGCCGTGGTCCACCTCGCCGGGGCGGGGATCGGCGACCGGCGCTGGAGCGACGACGTCAAGCGCGAGGTGGTCCGCAGCCGGGTCGAGGGGACCAGGACGCTGGTGACGGCGCTGGGCGGGCTGGCGGCCGGGCCGCCGACGCTGCTGTCCGGCTCGGCGATCGGCTTCTACGGCGACACCGGGGACCGCGAGGTGGACGAGACGGCGCCGCCGGGCAGCGGGTTCCTCGCCCAGGAGGTCGTGGTCCCGTGGGAGGCCGAGACGGCGCCCGCCCGGGAGGCCGGCGTCCGGGTGGCGCTGCTCCGCACCGGACTGGTGCTGAGCGGCGACGGCGGCATGCTGGCCAGGATCCTGCCGATCTTCAAGCTGGGGCTGGGGGCACCCCTGGGGTCGGGGGGACAGTACTGGTCGTGGATCTCGATCGACGACTGGGTCGGTGCCGTGCGGCACGTCCTGAAGGATCCGGAGATCTCGGGCCCGGTGAACCTGACCGCGCCGGAGCCGGTCACCAACGCGGAGTTCACCAGGGCTCTCGGGGAGGCCGTGCACCGGCCCACCATGCCGCTGGCCGTACCCGGCTTCCTGCTGCGCGCGGCCCTCGGGGAGTTCGCCGGGGAGGGGGTGCTGACGGGACAGCGGGTGATCCCCCGGCGCCTGCTGGAGGCGGGCCATGCGTTCCGGCATACGGGTCTCAACGAGGCACTCGCCGCCGTAATCTAG